Part of the Methylorubrum populi genome is shown below.
ACGGCGGAGGACGCGATCCTGATGTTCTACACGACGGGGCTCGACGCCATCGTGGTCGAGGAGTGGATCCTGACGAAAAAGGCGCCGGCCTGAGGCCGACGCCCTTCCTTCCCAGGCGCGGTGCAGGCGAAAACGCCTACTCGCAGACCTCGACGCGGCGATAGGTGAACTCGACCTCGTCGAGCCAGACCTTGCGGCGCTCGTAGTGGCAGATCGGGCCGCGGCGCGGCGGCGGCGCGACGTAGACCGGCTCCTCCTCGACATAGACCCGGCGCGCGGGCGGCGGGGGCGGCGGCGCGGCACCGTTCAGGAGCGCGCCGACGGCCAGACCGCCGATGACGCCGGCCGCCGCGCCGCCGATCAGGGCGCCGTTGCGGCCGTCGCGGGCTTGAGCCGGGACAGCGGAGAGGAGGGCGGCGCCGAGAAGCGCCGCGCAGACGCCCTTTCGGGCGAGGACGGGGAGGGACAGGGCGGGCACGAAAACCGATCCTTTGGACAACCGGACTGATCAGGCACGTGGACCCGAGATAATCCGGTCAAGCTTAAGGATTGGCGAACGGCCCGTTGCTCCCGGTTCAGATCACCGCGTCGAGAGACTTCACGACCGCGCGAGGCGGCTGATCCGGGTACTCGTCGGGCTGCGCCTTGCGGTTCACCCACACCGCGTCGAAACCGAAGGCCGTGGCACCCGCGATGTCCCAGCGGTTCGAGGAAAAGAACAACACGTCGTCCCGCGCCGTGCCGAGCCGTTCGAGGACCAGCTGATAGGCGGCGGGCGCCGTCTTGAAAGTCCGCACGGGATCGACCGAGAGCACCGCGTCGAGCCGCGCCCCCAGATCCGCCGAGGCCACCGCCCGCTCCAGCATCGTGGCATTGCCGTTGGAGAATAGGGCGGTCTTCACGCCCCGCCCGCGCAGACGCTCCAGCACGCCGGGCACCTCGCCGTAGGCATCGAGCTCGCGATAGGCGTCGAGGAGCTGTTCCCGGAAAGCCCGGTCGATCTCGGGATGCTTGGCCAGGGCGAAGTCGAGGGCGCGCGCGGTCAGGTCCCAGAAGCCGACATAGCGGCCCATCAGGCCGTGAACCCAGGAATATTCGAGCTGCTTGGTCCGCCACAGCTCGGACAGGCTTTCCGCCCGCGGCCCGAGCGCGTCGGCATGGCGTTGAACGGCCGAATGCACGTCGAACAGCGTGCCGTAGGCGTCGAACACGGCGTGGCTCTTGCCGGCCAGGAGATCGGGATCGCTCATGCGGCCTGAGATGGGGCGGGCCCGGCGGAGCTACCTGCGACGCAAGCGCACGCCGAAGGTCCCCATCACCGCGATCAGCGTGCCGGCATAGGCCAGCGCCCCGGCGATGCCGAGGACGCCGAGCACGGCGATCTCACGCAGGTGGGGCAGGGGGGGCACGATCCGCTCGGCGAAGGGCAGGCCGTAGATGGCCAGCCCCGCCAGCACCGCGCTCGCCACCACCACAGCGGCGACGGTGACGCCGAACACCCGCCCCGGCGCGGTCCAGCCGCGGCGCAGCGCCAGCCCGTAGAGCAGGGCGAGGTTGATCCACTGACTGACCGCGGTGGCGAGCGCGAGGCCGGCGACGCCGTAGGGGCCGGTGAGCACGAGCTTCAGCGCCACGTTGACGGCGAGCGCCGTCAGCGAGGCGTAGAGCGGCGTCGTGGTGTCCTGCCGGGCATTGAAGCTCGCCACCGCCGAGCGCACCAGCACCACGGCCGGCAGGGCCAGCCCGTAGGCCGCGAGCACGGAGGCCGCGCGTGCGGCGTCCTCGGCGGTGAAGGCGCCGCGCTGGAACAGGGCCGCCATGATCAGCCCCGGCAGGGTCAGGAAGGCGATCGCGAAGGGGGCCGAGAGCGCCAGAGAGAAGCCGGCGGCCCGGTTCTGCGCCGCGTGCGCGCCGGCCACGTCGCCCGCGGCGATGCGCCGGCTCATCTCGGGCAGGAGCACGGTGCCGGCGGCGATGGCGATGACGCCGAAGGGCAGCTGGTAGATCCGGTCGGCGTAGTAGAGCGCCGAGACCGCGCCGGTCGGCAGGAAGCTCGCGATGATGGTGTCGGCAAACGTCGCGATCTGGAAACCGGCCGAGCCGATCACCGCCGGCCCCAGGATCTTGAAGAACCGGACCATGTCGGGATCGCGCAGGACGGGCTTCGTCAGTTGCGGGGCGTAGGCG
Proteins encoded:
- a CDS encoding haloacid dehalogenase type II, translated to MSDPDLLAGKSHAVFDAYGTLFDVHSAVQRHADALGPRAESLSELWRTKQLEYSWVHGLMGRYVGFWDLTARALDFALAKHPEIDRAFREQLLDAYRELDAYGEVPGVLERLRGRGVKTALFSNGNATMLERAVASADLGARLDAVLSVDPVRTFKTAPAAYQLVLERLGTARDDVLFFSSNRWDIAGATAFGFDAVWVNRKAQPDEYPDQPPRAVVKSLDAVI
- the murJ gene encoding murein biosynthesis integral membrane protein MurJ — encoded protein: MIRSILSVGGWTLVSRVTGFARDVVTAAVMGAGPMADAFVVAFRLPNHFRAIFGEGAFNTAFVPAYTHLEQAGEAGAAARFADRVFTLMLIVQVALLALALPAMPWIVRALAPGFSEDGERFALAVSLTRITFPYLLFMTLVTLFSGILNAHRRFAAAAGAPVLLNLAMLVALGLAFLFPNAAYAAAWGVSVSGVLQFALVWWDARRRAYAPQLTKPVLRDPDMVRFFKILGPAVIGSAGFQIATFADTIIASFLPTGAVSALYYADRIYQLPFGVIAIAAGTVLLPEMSRRIAAGDVAGAHAAQNRAAGFSLALSAPFAIAFLTLPGLIMAALFQRGAFTAEDAARAASVLAAYGLALPAVVLVRSAVASFNARQDTTTPLYASLTALAVNVALKLVLTGPYGVAGLALATAVSQWINLALLYGLALRRGWTAPGRVFGVTVAAVVVASAVLAGLAIYGLPFAERIVPPLPHLREIAVLGVLGIAGALAYAGTLIAVMGTFGVRLRRR